A single window of Streptomyces aquilus DNA harbors:
- a CDS encoding glycosyltransferase: protein MLTSGFIVAVSLALFWMAAFTLWWQMHAWRTPEVLASTRFSRPDGDEHVSFSLLLPARHEQAVLDHTIQRLLESSHTDFEIIVIVGHDDPETTAVAEAAAAGDPRVRVVVDTHEKKNKPKAMNTALPHCRGDVVGVFDAEDQVHPELLAHVDHAFRTTGADVVQGGVQLINFHSSWYSLRNCLEYFFWFRSRLHLHAQKGFIPLGGNTVFVRTDVLRDADGWDSECLAEDCDLGVRLSSIGKKVVVAYDSDMVTREETPGSLMSLLKQRTRWNQGFLQVYRKKDWKQLPGFGQRLLARYTLMTPFLQAFSGVIIPLNVAIALFLDVPVGIAFITFLPAVTALVTFVFELVGLHDFGKQYGLRVRFVHYLKLIVGGPFYQVLLAGAAMRAVWREQRGRNDWELTSHVGAHLHNTAVIREDVPA from the coding sequence TTCATCGTTGCCGTTTCACTGGCCTTGTTCTGGATGGCGGCGTTCACTCTGTGGTGGCAGATGCACGCGTGGCGTACGCCCGAGGTGCTCGCCTCCACCCGGTTCAGCAGACCGGACGGGGATGAACACGTCTCGTTCTCGCTCCTGCTGCCCGCGCGGCACGAGCAGGCCGTCCTCGACCACACCATCCAGCGCCTGCTGGAATCCAGCCACACCGACTTCGAGATCATCGTCATCGTCGGGCACGACGATCCCGAGACCACGGCGGTGGCCGAAGCGGCCGCCGCGGGCGATCCGCGCGTCCGGGTCGTCGTCGACACCCACGAGAAGAAGAACAAGCCGAAGGCGATGAACACGGCGCTGCCGCACTGCCGCGGCGACGTCGTCGGGGTCTTCGACGCCGAGGACCAGGTCCACCCGGAGCTCCTCGCCCACGTCGACCACGCCTTCCGGACCACCGGGGCCGACGTCGTCCAGGGCGGCGTCCAGCTCATCAACTTCCACTCCAGCTGGTACTCCCTGCGCAACTGCCTGGAGTACTTCTTCTGGTTCCGCTCGCGGCTCCATCTGCACGCGCAGAAGGGGTTCATCCCGCTCGGCGGAAACACCGTCTTCGTCCGCACGGACGTCCTGAGGGACGCCGACGGCTGGGACTCCGAGTGCCTCGCCGAGGACTGCGACCTCGGGGTGCGGCTGTCGTCCATCGGCAAGAAGGTCGTCGTCGCCTACGACTCCGACATGGTCACCCGCGAGGAGACCCCCGGCAGCCTGATGTCCCTGCTCAAGCAGCGCACCCGCTGGAACCAGGGCTTCCTTCAGGTCTACCGCAAGAAGGACTGGAAGCAACTCCCGGGCTTCGGGCAGCGGTTGCTCGCCCGCTACACCCTCATGACCCCGTTCCTCCAGGCCTTCTCCGGCGTGATCATCCCGCTCAACGTGGCGATCGCGCTCTTCCTCGACGTGCCCGTCGGCATCGCCTTCATCACCTTCCTGCCGGCCGTCACGGCACTGGTGACCTTCGTCTTCGAGCTCGTCGGACTGCACGACTTCGGCAAGCAGTACGGCCTGCGGGTGCGCTTCGTGCACTACCTCAAGCTGATCGTGGGTGGCCCCTTCTACCAGGTCCTCCTGGCCGGGGCCGCGATGCGCGCCGTATGGCGTGAGCAACGCGGCCGCAACGACTGGGAGTTGACCAGCCACGTGGGTGCCCACCTCCACAACACGGCGGTTATCCGAGAGGACGTCCCTGCGTGA